One stretch of Aigarchaeota archaeon DNA includes these proteins:
- a CDS encoding 50S ribosomal protein L10, producing MALVLKKRAGKAWKERELAELVEYIEKHPTIAVFELTGARASVLHELRAKLRQDSVFKITKKTLFVKAAEKANMPQIKNLVEDKTGPIGFIFTNLSAFKLALILQKNKVLMHAKSGEKADVDVIIPECNTGIPPGPILSELGKMRIPTRIDGGSIWIAKDTLVAKKGDVISSALASLLMKLDIKAVLKGINIKAAYEGGRIYSGDELIIDLDKVKQDIASAVKDAFNFAVNVGYVTRETLAHIIALAYMKALAVAIEASYITKDTLPYLLRKAHVEALSLQSAAKVQ from the coding sequence TTGGCTTTAGTCTTGAAGAAAAGGGCTGGCAAGGCTTGGAAGGAGCGCGAGTTAGCCGAACTTGTGGAGTATATAGAAAAGCATCCAACGATCGCCGTGTTCGAGCTTACGGGCGCAAGGGCAAGCGTCCTACATGAGCTTAGGGCAAAGCTTAGGCAAGATAGCGTATTTAAGATAACTAAGAAAACACTATTCGTAAAAGCGGCTGAGAAAGCCAACATGCCACAAATAAAAAACCTCGTGGAAGATAAGACTGGACCCATCGGTTTCATATTCACCAACCTATCGGCGTTTAAGCTCGCACTCATATTGCAAAAGAATAAAGTGCTTATGCATGCGAAGTCGGGTGAAAAGGCTGACGTTGACGTTATAATTCCAGAGTGCAACACGGGCATACCGCCAGGCCCTATACTGAGCGAGCTGGGTAAGATGAGGATACCGACGAGGATAGATGGCGGCAGCATATGGATAGCTAAAGATACACTTGTAGCGAAGAAGGGCGACGTGATATCTTCAGCCCTGGCTAGCCTTCTAATGAAGTTAGACATAAAGGCCGTGTTGAAGGGGATAAACATCAAGGCGGCTTACGAAGGAGGTAGGATTTACTCCGGTGATGAGTTAATCATAGATTTAGACAAGGTGAAGCAAGATATAGCGTCGGCGGTAAAGGATGCATTCAACTTTGCCGTGAACGTAGGCTACGTAACCAGAGAAACTTTGGCGCACATCATAGCGCTCGCCTACATGAAAGCACTTGCCGTTGCCATAGAGGCGTCGTATATAACGAAAGATACGCTCCCGTATCTCCTCAGAAAGGCTCATGTAGAAGCACTTTCGCTACAATCCGCGGCCAAGGTTCAGTAG
- a CDS encoding 50S ribosomal protein L1: protein MVNLLRTISSRLLDAIEAAKKSPARKFVQSVELILNIKDVDLSKPENRFTETIELPHGLGKKRRICVIASGDLALRAERIPLVDKVLGKEDLEAIVGNKKMAKKLARSYDYFLVDPSMMSIAAKALGAALGAKGKAPIPIPPGTELEKFVEKYSRSVTLRLRKGPTLGCSIGIESMDSRALAENAEAVISRIVEKLEKRFRNLASIYVKKTMGEPVKVEIEEK, encoded by the coding sequence GTGGTTAACTTGTTAAGAACCATATCGTCAAGGCTGTTGGATGCAATAGAAGCGGCGAAGAAGTCACCCGCCAGAAAGTTCGTCCAATCGGTTGAGCTAATCCTGAACATCAAAGACGTGGACCTCTCAAAACCTGAAAACAGGTTTACGGAAACCATCGAACTTCCGCACGGTCTTGGAAAAAAGAGAAGGATATGCGTGATAGCATCTGGTGACCTAGCGCTTAGGGCAGAAAGGATACCGCTCGTGGACAAGGTTTTAGGAAAAGAAGACTTGGAAGCTATAGTAGGTAACAAGAAGATGGCAAAGAAGCTTGCGAGAAGTTATGACTACTTTCTCGTCGACCCGTCCATGATGAGCATAGCGGCGAAGGCGCTTGGCGCAGCGCTCGGTGCGAAGGGGAAGGCGCCCATCCCCATACCTCCAGGCACGGAACTCGAGAAGTTCGTAGAAAAGTATTCGAGGAGTGTAACCCTCAGGTTGAGAAAAGGACCGACTCTCGGCTGCAGTATTGGAATAGAAAGCATGGACTCTAGGGCTCTGGCCGAAAATGCGGAGGCCGTGATCAGCAGAATAGTGGAAAAGTTGGAGAAAAGATTCAGGAACCTGGCATCCATCTACGTCAAAAAAACCATGGGAGAGCCCGTAAAGGTTGAAATCGAGGAGAAGTAG
- a CDS encoding 50S ribosomal protein L11, with amino-acid sequence MPEKHFKFIIEGGKATAGPPIGSSLGPLGLNVLMVVEKINEVTAEFMGMRVPVEITVNTDTKEFSVKVGTPTVAALIVKEAAVGKGSGNPGKEYIGNISIDSAIKIAKIKMSDLRAKTLKAALKQVVGTCVSMGIKVDGKEPKQVLKDIDSGLYDSRLGG; translated from the coding sequence ATGCCCGAAAAACACTTCAAGTTCATCATAGAAGGAGGCAAGGCCACGGCAGGGCCTCCCATAGGTTCATCCTTAGGACCGCTTGGGTTGAACGTACTCATGGTTGTGGAAAAGATAAACGAGGTTACTGCAGAGTTCATGGGCATGCGCGTTCCAGTCGAGATAACTGTTAACACAGATACAAAGGAATTTTCGGTTAAGGTAGGAACACCAACGGTTGCGGCCTTAATAGTAAAGGAGGCGGCAGTCGGGAAAGGTTCGGGTAATCCTGGCAAAGAGTACATCGGCAACATATCGATAGATTCTGCCATTAAGATAGCAAAGATAAAGATGTCCGACTTACGTGCCAAGACCTTAAAAGCAGCCTTGAAGCAGGTTGTTGGTACGTGCGTGAGTATGGGGATAAAGGTCGACGGCAAAGAGCCTAAACAAGTCCTTAAAGATATAGATTCAGGTCTTTACGATAGCAGGTTAGGTGGTTAA
- a CDS encoding transcription elongation factor Spt5 gives MEKYKLFAIKTTVGQERNVARILEGRIRGENAEVASILTLPDIKGYIFVEAKNKEVINALLQGIRHVKSRPAIPIDIKEISNHLVEKPVIDMLSEGDTVEITAGPLKGITGKVIRVDKAKKEVTVELSEAAFPLPISVSADQIRILSSQKGGGVS, from the coding sequence GTGGAGAAGTATAAGCTGTTCGCAATAAAGACGACGGTAGGACAAGAGAGAAATGTAGCCAGAATACTGGAGGGCAGGATAAGGGGCGAGAACGCCGAGGTAGCCTCTATCCTAACGCTCCCAGATATCAAGGGTTACATCTTTGTTGAAGCAAAGAACAAGGAAGTGATAAACGCTCTCCTACAAGGGATCAGACACGTAAAGAGTAGACCTGCTATTCCAATAGATATAAAGGAAATATCTAACCACCTGGTCGAGAAACCCGTAATAGACATGCTTTCGGAAGGCGACACAGTCGAGATAACCGCAGGCCCGCTGAAAGGGATAACTGGCAAAGTCATAAGGGTCGATAAGGCCAAGAAGGAGGTTACTGTTGAGTTGTCGGAGGCAGCATTCCCCCTGCCGATATCGGTGTCAGCTGACCAAATAAGAATACTTTCTTCACAGAAAGGAGGGGGTGTGAGTTAG
- a CDS encoding protein translocase SEC61 complex subunit gamma: MKLIEFFKSVKTLMKVAKKPTRAEFITALKITFLGIVLLGVIAFIVRFVALALQTI, encoded by the coding sequence ATGAAGCTTATCGAGTTCTTTAAATCTGTAAAGACACTCATGAAAGTGGCTAAGAAGCCCACTAGGGCCGAGTTTATAACAGCTTTAAAGATCACGTTCCTGGGCATAGTCTTGCTAGGCGTGATCGCCTTTATAGTAAGGTTTGTGGCCCTAGCCCTCCAGACGATCTAA
- a CDS encoding methyltransferase domain-containing protein: protein MSYSHISKKSASLKIPFYPSPVDVVKLMLELVSPKEGQILVDLGCGDGRILVEAASNYECSVVGVESNPLLASYAYNKLIEKGIRNFRIVRGDLFKFDVSPADVITLYLTSDALRILKPKLELYSKPGAKIITHDFSVPGWEPLVFVSKVSAEDGRLHRLYLYEVGKSFRKKIYRTL from the coding sequence ATGTCCTATTCGCATATTTCCAAAAAGAGCGCTTCTCTGAAGATACCGTTTTATCCATCACCGGTCGATGTGGTTAAGTTAATGCTAGAGCTCGTGAGTCCTAAAGAAGGGCAGATTCTCGTCGACCTGGGCTGCGGCGATGGAAGGATATTAGTAGAAGCGGCTAGCAACTACGAGTGTTCCGTCGTAGGTGTGGAGTCTAACCCTCTACTGGCGAGCTATGCCTATAACAAGTTAATAGAAAAGGGCATCAGGAACTTCAGAATAGTAAGAGGAGATTTGTTCAAGTTTGACGTTAGCCCGGCAGACGTCATAACGTTATACTTGACAAGCGACGCTTTAAGAATCCTAAAGCCGAAGCTTGAGCTTTACTCCAAACCCGGAGCGAAGATCATCACCCATGACTTTTCGGTCCCAGGATGGGAGCCGTTAGTCTTCGTGAGCAAAGTCTCCGCGGAGGATGGAAGGCTCCACAGGCTCTATCTTTACGAGGTAGGAAAATCTTTTAGAAAAAAGATATATCGTACGTTATAG
- the argF gene encoding ornithine carbamoyltransferase translates to MVRHFLDFEGYAAEEILYMIDMAINFKKKGYPDNKPLSGKSVVLIFEKPSTRTRVSFQVAITKLGGESIPLNVNEMQLSRGEPLSDTMRVLSAYVDAVVARVYKHETLSEMVKYSSVPVINALSDKFHPCQALADVMTIKELKGNIHDVKVAYVGDGNNVCNSLIQACSLLGVRISVASPKEYQPSEIVITQAREWAKKSGSSIELTENPEDAVRGADVIYTDVFVSMGQEDERERRLKVFYPKYKVTEKLMSLAKPDAIFMHCLPAHRGEEVEASVIDGERSVVWQQAANRLYTEAALLLYLLGDGRKF, encoded by the coding sequence ATGGTTAGACATTTTTTGGACTTTGAGGGATACGCTGCAGAAGAGATACTTTACATGATAGACATGGCTATAAATTTTAAGAAGAAAGGATATCCCGACAACAAACCACTATCTGGCAAGTCTGTGGTTTTGATTTTTGAAAAACCATCTACTAGGACTAGAGTATCATTCCAAGTTGCAATAACGAAACTTGGTGGTGAAAGCATACCGCTCAACGTTAACGAAATGCAACTGAGCAGAGGAGAACCGTTAAGCGATACCATGCGCGTTCTATCAGCCTATGTGGATGCTGTCGTTGCAAGAGTCTACAAACATGAGACGCTTTCCGAGATGGTAAAATATAGCTCGGTTCCAGTAATCAATGCCTTAAGCGATAAATTCCATCCTTGTCAAGCACTCGCCGACGTCATGACCATCAAGGAGTTAAAGGGCAACATACATGATGTGAAAGTCGCTTATGTCGGTGATGGAAATAACGTTTGTAATTCTCTTATCCAAGCATGTTCGCTACTTGGTGTCAGAATATCGGTGGCATCACCCAAGGAGTATCAGCCGTCAGAAATAGTAATAACGCAAGCTAGGGAGTGGGCAAAGAAGTCTGGGAGTTCGATAGAGCTGACGGAAAACCCAGAGGATGCTGTGAGGGGTGCTGACGTTATCTACACCGACGTATTCGTTTCCATGGGTCAAGAGGACGAGAGGGAAAGAAGGTTGAAGGTTTTTTATCCGAAGTACAAAGTGACGGAAAAGTTGATGTCCCTAGCTAAGCCGGATGCGATATTCATGCACTGCTTGCCTGCACATAGAGGGGAGGAGGTAGAGGCGTCTGTGATCGACGGTGAAAGGTCAGTAGTTTGGCAACAGGCTGCTAACAGACTATATACTGAGGCTGCTCTGTTGTTGTATCTGCTTGGGGATGGAAGAAAATTTTAA
- a CDS encoding nascent polypeptide-associated complex protein, producing the protein MRKLSSRELRRMQSKLLSSLGLDVTEQNVAKEVLIRLPDKEVVIKDPTVVVLQVGEEKVYQIIGGEVSEKKAAISEARVQTYEPSPEDITIVALQAGVSEEEAKRALIEVGGDLAKAILLLKSK; encoded by the coding sequence ATGAGGAAGCTGAGTTCGCGCGAGCTTAGAAGGATGCAATCAAAGCTGCTCAGTAGTTTGGGTCTCGACGTGACGGAGCAAAACGTTGCTAAGGAAGTGCTGATCCGCTTGCCGGACAAGGAGGTAGTAATAAAGGATCCGACTGTCGTAGTTTTGCAGGTCGGTGAAGAAAAAGTCTACCAGATCATAGGGGGCGAAGTTTCTGAAAAAAAGGCCGCCATAAGTGAGGCCAGAGTTCAGACCTATGAGCCTTCACCGGAAGACATAACAATCGTAGCACTACAGGCAGGCGTATCTGAGGAAGAGGCGAAGAGGGCGCTCATAGAAGTAGGCGGAGACTTGGCAAAGGCCATACTCTTACTGAAGTCTAAATGA
- a CDS encoding pseudouridine synthase codes for MLDVVRAISNYQFGANVGEQLFPDGTVVEVSKRTGKPKRIYLNGKLLATVRSNDGLIALTIEGAMRLRALLPSGRFKVVASNDAIRFIRGGRSLFSKHVLQADPKILPGEEVIIENDKGEVLAVGRAVISGCEMGRFKRGLAVRVRKVRGENYEEAEFARA; via the coding sequence TTGTTGGACGTAGTCAGGGCGATTTCAAATTATCAATTTGGTGCGAACGTAGGCGAGCAGCTTTTCCCGGACGGCACTGTGGTTGAGGTGTCAAAACGTACAGGCAAACCCAAGAGGATCTACTTAAACGGTAAGCTTTTGGCGACCGTTAGGAGTAACGATGGTTTAATAGCCTTAACGATTGAAGGCGCTATGAGGTTAAGGGCTTTGCTACCATCCGGCAGGTTTAAAGTCGTTGCATCAAACGATGCTATTAGATTCATCAGAGGGGGGAGGTCTCTATTTTCTAAACATGTTCTTCAGGCTGACCCAAAAATTTTACCCGGCGAGGAGGTTATCATAGAAAATGATAAGGGCGAGGTATTGGCGGTGGGTAGGGCCGTAATTAGTGGTTGTGAGATGGGTAGGTTTAAACGGGGTCTTGCTGTGAGGGTTAGAAAGGTTAGGGGTGAAAATTATGAGGAAGCTGAGTTCGCGCGAGCTTAG
- the hflX gene encoding GTPase HflX, translating to MRVAIIHRVQPGEKPNLDELRELCLTAGYEVVYELVQSRYPHPKYNIGPGKLEELKKAIKKFNIEKVIFENDIKTVQEYNLAKALGVPVMSRIQLILEIFSLHASSKEAKLQIKLAELKYELSRAREKVRLAKMGEQPGFHGLGAYEADVYYNEINRRIHTLTNKLASIKKRRELFRLRREKYGIPTISLVGYTNAGKSTLFNVLASENVPVDNRLFTTLSTTVRLVKIKGRSAFLSDTVGFIKNLPSMLIDAFHSTLSEILFSDLILLVADLSEPVETIKEKIAYSLETLGSIGAHSIPMLIVLNKIDLVGDAEKKVERLGLTLPYVMISALYRTNIDILEQTIASMMGNYVVATAKLDGSDESSAKVLSEIYKRSNVLELRYDNGFIELKVEAPNYLAEKLKRLSLVKSFRIEGS from the coding sequence TTGAGGGTAGCGATAATTCATCGCGTACAGCCTGGCGAGAAGCCAAACTTGGACGAGCTTAGAGAGTTATGCCTGACTGCTGGTTATGAAGTGGTATACGAGCTCGTGCAAAGTCGCTATCCGCACCCGAAGTATAACATCGGTCCGGGGAAGTTGGAGGAGTTAAAGAAAGCCATCAAAAAGTTCAACATAGAAAAGGTAATCTTCGAGAACGATATAAAGACCGTCCAAGAATATAATCTAGCAAAAGCCCTCGGCGTCCCTGTAATGTCGAGAATCCAGTTGATACTTGAGATATTTTCTCTCCACGCTTCATCAAAAGAGGCTAAGCTGCAAATCAAGCTAGCGGAGCTGAAGTATGAGCTCTCGAGGGCCAGGGAAAAAGTCCGGCTTGCGAAAATGGGGGAGCAACCAGGCTTCCATGGACTAGGTGCTTATGAGGCTGACGTTTACTACAACGAGATTAACAGAAGAATACATACATTGACTAACAAGCTGGCCAGCATAAAGAAAAGACGCGAGTTGTTCAGACTTCGAAGGGAAAAGTACGGAATTCCAACGATATCGCTCGTTGGCTATACTAATGCGGGTAAATCGACGCTCTTTAACGTACTAGCATCAGAGAACGTGCCCGTTGATAACAGACTCTTTACCACACTATCTACGACGGTCAGGCTCGTCAAGATAAAGGGCAGGAGTGCATTCTTATCAGATACTGTTGGATTCATCAAAAACTTGCCTTCAATGCTCATCGACGCGTTTCACTCTACGCTGAGCGAGATTCTGTTCTCTGACTTAATACTTTTGGTCGCAGATCTTTCGGAACCCGTAGAGACCATCAAGGAAAAGATCGCATATTCATTAGAAACTTTGGGTTCAATAGGAGCTCACTCCATACCGATGCTCATCGTACTAAATAAGATAGACCTCGTGGGCGATGCTGAAAAAAAGGTTGAAAGGCTTGGCTTGACACTACCCTACGTAATGATATCGGCCCTGTACCGTACTAACATAGACATTTTGGAGCAAACTATAGCTTCGATGATGGGAAATTACGTGGTCGCAACGGCCAAATTAGACGGGAGCGACGAAAGTTCTGCAAAAGTTTTGTCAGAGATATATAAGAGATCGAACGTTTTAGAGTTGAGATACGACAACGGGTTCATAGAGTTGAAGGTCGAGGCGCCTAATTACCTGGCCGAAAAGCTGAAGAGGCTCAGCTTGGTTAAATCGTTCAGGATAGAGGGTAGTTGA
- a CDS encoding multiprotein-bridging factor 1 family protein produces the protein MVSKPQKRAEPKRGVAQKGLMPTEKIDYVEGFHVRIRNARERMGLSQEELAAQLNEKVTLIKKIEQGEVKPSIELARRLEKFLKIQIIEEVMEDYHYGPFLNKPQPSGYTLGDVLKKLGAEERES, from the coding sequence ATGGTTTCTAAGCCTCAAAAAAGGGCTGAACCTAAGAGGGGTGTGGCCCAAAAAGGCCTTATGCCTACGGAAAAGATCGATTACGTGGAGGGGTTCCACGTAAGGATAAGAAATGCAAGGGAGCGCATGGGTTTGTCACAAGAAGAGCTTGCCGCACAATTAAACGAAAAAGTAACACTAATCAAGAAAATTGAGCAGGGAGAGGTCAAACCATCTATCGAGCTTGCTAGAAGGCTCGAGAAATTTTTGAAGATCCAGATAATAGAAGAGGTGATGGAGGATTACCATTATGGGCCGTTCCTCAACAAACCGCAACCTAGCGGGTATACGCTAGGCGACGTTTTGAAGAAACTCGGAGCAGAAGAGAGGGAAAGTTGA